The following coding sequences are from one Acipenser ruthenus chromosome 7, fAciRut3.2 maternal haplotype, whole genome shotgun sequence window:
- the LOC117415206 gene encoding G-protein coupled receptor 4-like, with amino-acid sequence MNTTIPNCGINFKRGSDPLMAIYIVVFVISLIVNLITLGPIIQQVRRHNVIGIYLLNLSISDLLYTLTMPLWIHYYHNDHVWTLGRPACLIAGFLFYSNMYVSIGLLCCISVDRCLAVRYPLHAKVFRKCRYACILSAVVVLAVMGTHAVAALLDDDFEFQEGCYESYPLTVHVARVNFIRVAFGFFIPLLLLTFCYFKMFQGVQKSISVEDRGKRKVKLLSIAVIIIFAFCFTPYHVILLLRTVVFYQDQANSCPFEIQVYQYFTVSLAMSILNSVVDPILYVLVSNGVKEDMKNMARFPFRRKRQESRTFSTVNTILSRN; translated from the coding sequence ATGAACACCACCATCCCAAACTGCGGGATCAATTTCAAACGAGGCAGCGATCCTCTGATGGCCATCTACATTGTAGTCTTTGTCATCAGCCTGATAGTCAACTTGATCACCCTGGGACCTATCATCCAGCAGGTACGTCGCCATAATGTCATTGGGATCTACCTGCTGAACCTGTCCATCTCAGATCTCCTGTATACCTTGACCATGCCTCTCTGGATCCACTACTATCACAATGACCATGTATGGACACTGGGGAGGCCTGCCTGTTTGATTGCAGGCTTCCTCTTCTATTCCAACATGTACGTCAGCATTGGTCTGCTCTGCTGCATCTCTGTAGACCGCTGCTTGGCTGTCAGATATCCTCTTCATGCGAAAGTCTTTCGGAAGTGCAGGTACGCTTGCATTTTAAGTGCTGTAGTCGTCCTGGCTGTGATGGGGACTCACGCTGTAGCTGCGTTGCTTGATGATGATTTCGAATTCCAGGAAGGATGCTACGAGAGCTACCCCCTCACGGTCCACGTGGCCCGCGTGAACTTCATCCGGGTGGCTTTTGGTTTTTTCATACCTCTGCTTCTCCTCACGTTCTGCTACTTCAAGATGTTCCAGGGTGTGCAGAAAAGCATCAGTGTGGAGGACCGGGGGAAACGCAAAGTGAAGCTGCTCTCCATCGCAGTCATCATCATCTTCGCTTTCTGCTTCACTCCGTACCACGTCATCCTGTTACTGAGGACTGTTGTGTTCTACCAGGATCAGGCCAACTCCTGTCCCTTCGAGATTCAGGTCTACCAATACTTCACAGTGTCTCTGGCCATGTCCATCCTCAACAGTGTGGTGGACCCTATACTCTATGTACTGGTCAGCAACGGCGTGAAGGAGGACATGAAAAATATGGCCAGGTTTCCTTTCAGAAGGAAACGACAAGAGAGCAGAACCTTCTCCACTGTAAACACCATACTGTCACGCAACTGA